TTCTTAGTGTAGCTTTTTTTACTATTGCATTGCTGGAACCGCCGGGAAATCTTGTTACCTTTGCATCCACACCGGTTTTTTCCATTACTGAATCATGAATCTTGTATAAATCCTTAAAGAATGCTTCTTCAGATGCATAAACTTCTTTATAATTATGAGAATATGTGTGAAGTGCTATTGCGTGCCCCTCGTCCACTATCTTCTTATACATATCGGAATTATGACCTATTACAAAGAAAGTAGCCTTTATATTATTTCTTCTCAGAATTTCCAGAATTCTCTCTGTATTATGAGGAGTCGGTCCGTCATCAAATGTAAGATATATTACTTTCTTATTTGCCAATTGTTCTGTAAGCTCTGATCTTAATGCTTCATTTTCATGCTCAAGTTTCATTAATGTATCATTAGTTTCTTTTTCCTGCCTGTCAAGTGCCGCAATCTCTGTCTTTAATCCGTTTATTTTGTCTGTTGCTTTCTTATCACTGAGTAAAATACGTCCTGCATCTCCCAGTGTAAGAACACTTACTGCCAATATAAGAAAAATCAGTATTTTTTTCATCACTTCTTACCTTCTTTCAGCTCTTTCAGATCTTTATTTTCATCTTCAAATCTTTTTAACTTTACCCCTGTGAGCTTGAATTTTTCCTCTTTTTCTTTTTTCTCGGCAAGCAGTTTAGTTACTTCTTCTTCCTTGACTTCCTTTTTTACTTTTACTACAAAATGCGAATAATACTCAGCTGCGCCTGAAATTACCAACACTGCTGATAATATTATCAGTACTTTTTTCATCTTTTCCTCCTTAAATTACAAGTTACCTGTTTAGCTCCTATCTGAATAATATCATTTATTTAAATTTTTTTCAATTATGTTTTATTATTAACTCCAATTTATATCTACCTAATTTCACATTTTTTTTAGTATTTCTCTTTATTTTTGAACGTTTGATCTATTTTCTGTTATTCATTAATATTGTACCAAAAATTAATCATTAAAAAAAATTAATTATTATTTTACTTAAAAAGATATTTTTTGACTTTTTATTCTATTTTTAGTATACTATCATGTAAGAGTTATCTTTTATATTACAATAAAACTAATTTTTTATATAAAGGGATGCCGTTATGGTATTCTCTTTTTTAAATAAATATATTAATTAAGGAGGAAAAAGACTTGAACTTAATGTGGCGTTATGCAAAAAAGTACAAAAATTATATTTTCTTAAATTTTCTATGTGTATTTAGTTTCATTCTTATTGAACTGGGACTTCCTACACTTCTAGCCAGAATAATTGACAAAGGTCTTGTTCCCAAAGACTTTGAAGTAGTAAAAACAACTTCTCTCTGGATGCTTGTGATTTGTTTTGTCGGACTTGCCGGACTTATTCTGCTTGCTTTCTGCGGGAGTAAAATCTCTACCAGTGTAATCAGAGATATACGTGATGATGTATTTTCCAAAATACAGGAATTCTCTCACGAGGAATATGATGACTTCGGTATATCATATCTTATTACAGCTACTACAAATGATGCATTTCAGGTAATGACTTTCCTGCAGATGATACTCCGTATGGGAATGATCACACCGCTGATGTTTGTATCCAGCTTTTTTATGATTATATATAAGAGTCCTTCACTTTCAGTTAGTGTTATTATGGCAGTACCATTTTTACTTATGGGAGTTATTCTCATAGGAAAATTTTCTGCTCCTCTGTCAGAGGCACAACAGAAAGGACTGGACAATATTAATACCAATCTTCGTGAAAATCTTACTGGACTAAGAGTAATACGTGCATTTATAAATGAAAAGTTTCAGGAAGGGCGTTTTGAAGCGATAAATAAAACATATTCAGAAATTTCAAAAAAATTGTTTAAACTTATGGCTGCTCCACTGCCGGGATTTTCTTTTATTTTCAACATTATACTTGCTGTAGTTATATGGTTTGGAGCAAAACAGATAGATATCGGTCAGCTTCAGGTAGGAGAACTTGTTGCATTTATTGAGTATATTTTTCATGCTCTGTTCTCTTTTATGCTGTTTGCTACTGTTTTTATGATGTATCCCAGAGCAGCAGTTTCAGCACACAGAATAGCCAGAATACTTGACACGGTACCAAGAGTAACTGAAAATGAAAACGGGATTACAGAAAGCACTACACATGGTTATATCACATTTGAAAATGTGACTTTTGCCTATCCCGGAAACAGTGACGAACCAATATTAAGAAATGTAAGCTTTACTGCCAGTCCCGGTGAAACAGTGGCTTTCATAGGCAGTACAGGAAGCGGAAAATCTACGCTTATACAGTTAATACCTAGATTTTATGATGTTACAAAAGGAAGAATAATAATAGACGGCACTGATGTAAGAGATTATAAATTAAGCGCCCTTCGTCAAAAAATTGGTTTTATACCGCAAAAGGCCCTGCTTTTCACAGGAACTATAGCGGAAAATATCAAATATGGTAAACATGATGCTACGCCTGCTGAAATCGAAGCTGCATCAAAAACAGCTCAGGCTCTGGATTTTATAAATCAGAAACCTGATAAATTCGGTGAATTTCTTGCCGAAGGCGGAAGCAATATGTCCGGCGGTCAGAAACAAAGACTTTCTATAGCAAGAGCAATAGTGAAAAAACCTGATATTTACATATTTGATGATTCATTTTCTGCCCTCGATTATCAGACTGATGCAAACCTTCGTACAGCTTTGGGGGACATTACAAAGGAATCTACTGTATTAATTGTTGCACAGCGTGTAAGTACCATAATGAATGCAGATAAAATACTGGTTCTTAATGAAGGAAATGTTGTTGCTGAAGGTACCCACAGGGAACTCCTGAAAACATGTGATATTTACTACGATATAGCTTCATCACAGCTTACAAAGGAGGAACTGGAATGAAAAAAGTTATTTCTAATTTAAAACGTCTGGGAAAATATATAAAACCATATAAAGGACATTTTATACTGTCACTTTTTCTTACAGTAATTGCTGTAGCAGCAAATTCGCTTATTCCTTTTATGGTAGGACTTGCAATTACAGAAATGGCTTCTAATGTAGCCGATATGCTGAAAGGAATAGAAGGAGCCGGAGTTAATTTTCCTTATGTTGGTAAAATAATAATAATTACCTCGCTGATTTCATTATTAAATCAGCTTGCCACATATTTTTCAAGCTTTTTTATGACTGATGTGGTACAGGGAAGTATGAAAGATCTGAGAACTGATATTGATGAAAAAATAAACAGACTTCCTATTTCATATTTCGACAGAAACCAGCAGGGAAATATATTAAGCAGAATTACAAATGATGTAGACACTATAAGTAACGCTATGCAGCAAAGTCTTATACAGATTATCACATCACTTTTAGGAATTGTATTATCAGTGGTTATGATGTTTATTTTATCTGTATCCATGACTTTAATTGCAATATTAATAATACCTTTATCTATTATAATATCAAGAGTTATTATAAAAAGATCCCAGAAATACTTCAAAGAGCAGCAGAATTCACTGGGAAATCTGAACGGATATGTACAGGAAGCTTATACAGGTTTTTCTGTTATCAAGCTTTATAATAAAGAACAGGATACACTGGAGGAATTCAAAAATATAAACCACAGACTGGCAGGATTTTCATTTAAGGCTCTCTTTAGTTCTGCACTTATAAATCCTCTTGTAGGACTGGTTGTTAACCTCTCATATACCAGTATGGCAATAATGGGAAGTTATCTTGTTATATTCGGTACTATGACAATAGGGGGATTACAGGCATTTATACAGTACATCTGGCTTATTAACCAGCCTATCAGTCAGATTACCCAGCTTACAGGAATTATTCAAAGTTCCGGAGCAGCTACAGAAAGAGTTTTTGAGATATTAGACGAAGAAGAGGAGACTCCTGATCCGGCGGACACTTTATTCCCTGAAACAGTAGAGGGAAATATCAGCTTTGAAAATGTTTATTTCAGCTATAATAAAGAAAATAAACTTATAAAAAATCTGAGTTTTGAAGTAAAAAGCGGACAGACAGTGGCAATAGTAGGACCTACAGGTGCAGGAAAAACCACACTTATTAATCTGCTTATGCGTTTTTACGATATAGACAGCGGTTCAATAAAAATAGACGGTGTGGATACCAGAGAGATGAAACGTTCAGATGTTCGTTCTCTGTTCGGGATGGTATTACAGGATGCATGGCTTTATCATGCAAGTATTTCGGAAAATATTCGTTTTGGTAAACTGGATGCCACGGAATATGAAGTGGTGGATGCTGCCAAAACTGCCAATGTACACCATTTTATCAGAACTCTTCCAAATGGTTATGATATGGTTCTTAATAAGGAAGCAAGCAATATTTCACAAGGTCAGAAACAGCTTCTTACTATAGCACGTGTTGTTATTGCCGATCCGAAGTTTCTTATACTTGATGAAGCTACGAGTTCTGTGGATACAAGACTTGAAGTGCTTATTCAGAAAGCCATGAAAAAAGTCATGAACGGGCGTACAAGCTTTGTTATCGCGCACCGTTTATCTACTATAAGAGATGCGGATCTGATACTGGTTATGAATCAGGGAGAAATAGTAGAACAGGGAACACACGAAACTCTTCTCGCAAATAACGGTCTTTACGAAAAGCTTTATAACAGTCAGTTTGAAGAGGATGAGTAGTTTATTATATTAATAAAAGAAATTTTATAATTTTAAAAAGAGATTATTCCAAAATAAGTGAATAATCTCTTTTCTTTTATATGAATACAGTATTTTCTTTCTTTTCCGCAAATTTAGTTTCAAGCATTACAGTAAAATTTTTCATCATTTCATTGTCAAAATACTTCGCTTCCACAGGACAGATTTTTACACACGCACAGCAGTGAATACATTTTTCTGCATCTGCTATTCTCGGGTTATCAAAGCTTATTGCAGAAACCGGGCATCCTTTTGCACATTTCATACAGTCATAGCATGTCTCTTTAGTTTCAGGCGCTGCTACAATTCCTGCTGATCTTTCTTTATACGGTTTATTCCCGAAAACCTTTAATATTCCGCCATCACTTCCTGTTTTGATTTTTTCTGCTGTTTTTACAGCGAACTCTTCTGCCTCTTTAATATCAGTCATATCAGGTCTTCCAGTCCCGACATTTTTTGAATATGAATGCTCACCTATAAAAGCTCCGGCAGATACCACTTCAAAACCTTTTTCAGTGAAAATATCCCTTGCTTCCAACACTGCATCGTCAAAATCCCTGTTTCCATACACAGCCATAATCACAACAGGATTTCCGCTTCCCTTTATTTTCTCTATAACAGGTTCAAGCAGCAGAGGAATACGTCCGCCGTATACAGGAAAACCAAATACGAGAATATCTTTATTATCAAGCGTAATTTCCCGCCCGCGTCCTTCCGGCAGTGTTAAATCCATCGTTTCCATCTCTGCTTCAAAAAGTTCCGAGAGTTTTTCAGCTGTTTTCGTTGTTAGTTTCTTAGTACAGTGTGTAGGACTAAAGTACACTGCTCTTATTTTTCTTTCCATTTTTTCCACCTCTTTATCTTCCAAAACTACAAAATTCTCTGATTACTAAAGTAATTTGTTAAATTGTATACCTGATTTACTTAATCTTTTTCTTTATTTTCAAACAATCGTTAATATGCATTACATGATGCCTTGTAATAGGGAGAAGCAGCAGTCCCGCCACGGTTTTCTTTCCCCAGAATTCCACAAGCCACACAGCTTCCTCCTTCTCGGAAACACTTTTTTCATCAAGAATCCTTTGAAGGGCATCCTCATCCATCTTCCTTTTCATATCTTTATAAGTAAGATTCCTGATAATTTCCCTTGTCTTTTTCCCCACAGCAGCTCTGTAATTCATTAACTCTTCCTTGTTTATTGCTTTGCTGAATTCTGCTATTTCTTCAGCAGTCAGTGCATTTCCGGTATCTGTTATGATACTGCCTGATTTCTTCAGCCAGTTATCTGTATTTATTACCTGATCACCACCGGCTATAAGAATATTGGCACATATATCTTCAATACGTGTAATATGCCAGATATTATATGCCATTGTTCTTCCTTTATAAGACGAAGAATAATTCTTGAATCCGTCATCGCTCACATCTGTTAATACTTCCTCCAAAAAAGAATATTCTCCGTTTTCTGAAACCTCAGGCATATGAACTATTGAATGAAGACTCAGACAAATATCCATTGCTTCCTGAAAATCCCCTTCCTTTTTTATAATGCTCCTTAACCTTGCCTGTTTAGGATTCCAGTCATTGTTAACACTAAACATATAAAAAAACCTCCAGAATTTTTGATTATTATAAATTATAACAGATATAAAAAATACGAACAAGTAACTTTACTAATATTATAACCCCAAATTTAGAATTTTGCGGCGGAAAATTTATCAAATATAAAAAAAGCTGCTCTTTTAAAAACAGCTTTTGTTTGCTATATGTATGGAAACTCCTCTTTTATTACTCTCAAAGCTTTATTGAGCCTTTCCTCATAATTTCCCGATATAAATTTTATTTTATCTGCAATGTTATGTTTTTTCAGTAATTCTGCCAGTATCTGTTTACCTTTATTACGTTCTTCATCACTGCCGTTTTTCCTCAGTCCGTCCTCCACCCACTGTACATCATTCTCCAGATACAGCCATAAATCATAATTTTGCCTCTTTATAATTTCATTTATAGCTGGGTCTTCACACCCCTCGTATAATTTACAGTAAAACTGTGTGACTATTGCTTCTGTGTCTATAAATACTATCTTATTGGAATATCTCACAGCTTCGTCTTCTAGCTTTTTCTGATGCATCGCTATTTTTATATAATCCTCATATTTAAGGTTATCCTCACTCCCGCCGCATTCCTCATAAACATAATTTCTGCCGTATTCTTCTGCCCATGATGTATTAAAAGCCTTGGCAAGAAACTTTGTAAGTGTGGTTTTACCGCATGACTCAGTCCCTATAAGCACTACTTTTCTGCAAAAAAACGGTCTGACTACTGCAGGAAGATATTCCCAGTTCTTATATGGATTCTCTCTTATCTGTGTTCCTGATATCTTATGCTCTGTTCTTTCCGGATCAATTAATACATGCTCAGCTTCAGACAGAAGGTCTTTGAAAAAACTGTCATAAGATGGTTCTCCCGAAAAGATAAAATCTATTTTTTCAGGAACTGTTTCTTTCAAAAGCCCTGTAAATTCTTTCCAGCCGTGAGGATAGGCAGGAATCTCACTTTCATCAAGGCTTCTTATCTCAATATGCCCTAAATCCTGATAAATCGTATGCAGCCACCTTAGCCTGTCTTTTACAGTAATCTCAGGAATACCGTATTCCTCACATAGTTTTTTATCCCTGCTGCTGTGGCACACTACCACTATGAGCTTATCTGTCTTTGTAGAACTTCTGTTTATAAAGTTTACATGTCCCAAATGCAAAGGCAGAAATTTTCCTATGATAACTCCTGTTTTCCCCATACTGCCCTCTCCTTTTTATATAGTTTTCTCCAGTTATAAAACCCGTAAACTGCATTTATAAGGTAAGCTGTCCACATCATTGTTATATTATAATCCGATTTTATAAAAATCCACATATATATTGCCACTATATCTATTATTATCCATACAATCCACTGTTCCATATATCTTTTTATCATTAGTATCATAGCTGTTACAGATAATACAGTGGTAAATGAATCTGCCATAGGAAGTGTATTATTAAGTTCCCCCAGTATTATTCCGTATACTATTACTGCTATTCCTGACAGTACCGTCCAAAGTATTATTTCCTTTACTGTCATTTTTTCTGCTTTTACTTCCTTGTTTTCGTCAATATTTACACTATTCTTTCCCCACATTATGAACCCTATTATCTGCATAGGAAGAAAGTAGAGTATATTCAGCATAGCTTCCCCGTAATATCTGGAATTATACGAAATAAAACCGTATAATACTACATTTATAATACCAAAATAGTAATTTGTGATTTTTCCCTTAGCTACAAGTATTACAGAAAGCATCCCTGTTATTGCTGTTATAAAACCTAAAACACCCTCTTTTGAATAAATTAATATTACTACATTAATAAGAGTAAAAATTACTAACCAACTTTTTTCAAATAAATTCCAATCTTTAAATATTTTCATAAAAACTCCCCGTTTCTCTATTTTATTTTTTCTTCAAAAGTCCCTTATATTATTCAAATACCAAATATTTACTTTCTATATCTTCCGAAAGCCATACCTTATTTTTGGAAATATAGAATTTTTTACCCTCTTCATACATTTTCCCTGAAAGCACTTTTATTATATATGATTTTCCATGTCTGCTGCCTACATTATATGCAGTGTCGCGATCCTCAGATAAATGAACATGCTGTCTCTTGATCTTCTTTAATCCTTTAGCCTTTATTGCTGCCAGATTTTGTACTGCTGTACCGTGATAAAGAAATTCCGGCGGCTTCACAGCTGTCAGCTCCAAGTCTACCTCTATGCTATGCCCTTGACAGGCTCTTATTTTTTTATAATCTTCGCTGAATTCATATCTCTTTTTATTATTAGTTTTCACTATTTCACTTAATGTATCGAAATTTATTCTTCTTCCTTTTTTATTCATGCCGCTGATCAGGTCTGCCACCTCTGCCCAGCCGTTTTCATCCAGTTTCAGATCTATTGTTTCCGGAGAATGTCTTAATACCAGACTTATGAATTTCCCCAGTTTTACCAAATCTCTAGCCATTTTTTCCTCCTTCCTCTTTCAAAATATCCTCTCTTAACTGAGTTAATATCTCTCCAAGATAATTTTTCCCGCACCATTTACTTCTTCTTTTGCTATCGGGATTTTCTTCGGAAAGCCCTATTCCCCAGATGGTATCATAGGGACTCGCCTCTACCAGTGTTTTTCCTTTTGTTTCCAGCAATGCACTCTTCAAGCTTTCATTTTGTGTGAATTTAGCGTAATTTCCGTTATATACTATATTTTTACACTGTCTTTCCCATATATCTTTATTAAAGTTCTTGACCTTTCTTCCCAAGTCTTTCTGTTCTCTGGGACTTTTAGCTTCAAGTATTTTCGCAGCTATTTTTTCATCTCCGAATAAAACAGCTTTCATATACATCATATACTGTTCAGCACAGTTAAATGATTTTCCCTTTACTTTAAATCCCTTCTTATACCATTGGGAAAAAGGTGAATCACTCTTCCAAAAAAATTCAAATTTTTCCATTTTCATCTTCATCTCCTTATTTTCTATAAATCTATTCCAAGTCTTTTTATTACGTCCGGATCTTCAATCCGAAACTCTTTTTCCACAGGCAGATACTCTTTTATATCCCTGCCCTCATCTCTCATTTTCTTTAGTTCTCTTACCATTGGTGTAATATCTTCTATATGTACAATCCAATTATTCACATAGCTGTCTACTATTTTATCCTTTATGCCGAGCTGAATAGCCCTGTATTCCATCGGCCCTCCAAAAACAGTTCTTTCAGGGTCCCATTGGCATCTTCCGGAAAAATTCCGTTTATCCTTTTCCCAATCTTCTGCTTTTTCATAAACTTTTCTGTCATAATGTGATAAAACCGAGTTTTTTAATATTGTAAGAAATCCTTCTTTTGTAATATCTATAGCAAGAATTCTTTCCTGTCCTTCTTTTTCAGCCCATCCTGCCCTGTACATCATCCATAAAAACGATGGTTTTATCCATGTCATCCTTGTTCTCTTAAAATGATTCCCGAATGTACCGAGTTCCAGTGCTTCATCAGCTATTTCATTTATATATGCCTGATAAACTCTTATTGTATTATCATCATAAAACGCATTTATTTTTCTCATAATTCTCTCCTTGTGTTCAAATATCACTTATATCGGAGTTAACTTTGAAAAGTCTCGATGGTCTGTGACCTGCTTCATCAGAAAATTTTTCTGTCTCCACCACCAGATCTTTTATTTTTCTTCTGAAATTAGCTTTTATCAATTCTTTTCCCAGTATTATTTCATAAACTTTCTGTAACTCTGTAAGTGTAAAGTATTCCGGCATTAAATTAAAAACCAGGTTTGTGTATTCTATTTTATTCCGAAGCCTCATAAGCGCGTATCCTATTATTTTTGCATGATCAAAAGCAAGTTCTCCATTTTCCTCAATCTTTATCCTGTTTTCTCCCCGCTCTTTATTATCCAGTATTAATCCTGCATTCAAAACTGTTTCTTCATTTTCAAGTCTGATTTTCAGCTTATCATTCCCCAAAAATTCATATGTAAGCTTAAACCATGAAACTGCCCTTGCATCTGTATCAGCTTTCAGCTCTGTATTTCCCTGCTTTATCAAAGCCATATATGCTGTACTGATTATTCTCATTCTTGGATCACGCCCTACATCCCCAAAGGTATACAGCTGTTCCATATATATATTTTCAAGATTTGTCTCCTCTTTTAATTCTCTGTATGCACTTTCTTCCACACTTTCGTTTATTCTTACAAAGCCTCCGGGAAGCGCCCATTTATTTATAAAAGGATGTTCTCCTCTCTGTATAAGCAGTAAATATAAATTTTGTTCGGGATTCTTTCTGTAGTTTCCCGTTTTCGTTTCAAATATACTGAATATCACATTGTCCACTGTGACTGACGGTCTCTTAAATTCAGAAGGATTATAGTTTTTTAGAAAATCCTCTTCGCTTATGTGCTTCTTATCTTCCTTAGTTTCCATTTTAATACCTCCTTTTTTTGATATTATCATTTTGATATTATCAAATATATAATATCATTTTTTTAGAATATGTCAAGTTTTTTTTTGTTTTTTTATTTCCTGTGAAAATCTTCCGGCAAAATCTGTTGTTTTCAGCTTTGATTTTTTTATATATTTAAATAAAAAAAGACTATATCAAAAAAATCTAAACTTTTTTGACACAATCTTTTATAAAAACTGCTGATAATAACAGAATCAGTATTTTATTCTTTTATAAGCTGTAATATCTGACCAGCTAAATAACAGGCATATCTCCTATTAGCTGTTTGAATAATATTTTTTTATTCCAGTATTTACTGTTTAATTTTATACTCTTCAAATTATATCTGACTTTATTTCAAATTGAGTGTTTTAATCCAGTCAGAAACATCCTGTGCACAATCCTGTACCGAATTTCTTGAGACAGAAAATCCATTACTGACAACCGAAGCTTTTGGCTGTAGTCTGGCTATAGTATTAACAGTATTTGAAAAACCGCTTCCTCCGTGAGTATTGAACGGAATAATTGTTTTACCGGCAAAGTCGTGTTCCTGAAAAAAGGTATACATTACCATCGGCATATCTCCCCACCAATTTGGGTAGCCTATAAAAATTGTATCGTATTCTGTAAGGTTTTCAATTTTCCCTGCCAATTCCGGTCTTGCATTTCTGTTTTGTTCTTCTTTTGCCATATCTACCAGAATCCTGTGATCTGTCGGATATGCTGTTTTCGGTTCTATTCGGAAAATATCACCGTTTGTATTTTCCTGAATTAAAGCAGCAACATACTGTGTATTCCCCAAAACTTTACCATCTATTACCACAGTACTGTTCGCCTCTTCAGCACTCATATTATCCGGCTTAGCAGTTTCCGGCACTGAAAAATAAACCACTAAAATTTTTGAACTTTTCTGAACTGCTGTTCTTTCCTTCACGAGATTTGTACTGCTGTTATTACAAGCACATAAACTAAATAAAAAAATAAAAATTATTGACATAACAGGTAATTTTTTCATAAAAATTGCTCCTTTCAGGGTTTTATCGCTAAAATATTAAACTGTTAATTGAAGTGTAGCACTTGGTGTTAACTCTAAGTCAAGCTTTTTTTTATTCTTTGTCTCTATTCTCTTCATCTTTTAAAATACATCATTATTTGGAACTTGTTTCTATTTCTGACCGCAGCTCCTCTAAAAATTTTTTACTGGTTTTTGAAAATACCTGTGATTTTTTCCATACAATATATACACTGACTTCTAACTTTGGTTCTAATGGTCTAAAACATAAAACACTGTCTCCGGTAGTATTTATTAATTTATCAAGACATAATGCGTACCCTGCCTCTTCTTCCACCATAAGTGATGCATTATAGATCAGATTATAACTGCTTACGACATTCAGACTATCCAGATCTTTTCCTACCCATTTGGAAATATCTTCCCTGACCAGCGTTTGTCTGGAACAAATAAGTGGTATATCAAGTAAATCCTGCGGCTTTATAACTGCATTTTTGGCAAGAGGAGAATCTTTTCTCATTAACAGACCCCAAATATCCGTTTTGGGAAACTTCATATATTCATATTTGCTTATATCAACAGGAGCTATTAATATTCCAAAATCCAGTAATCCCTTATCAAGCCTTTCCAGAATATCATCTGCATTTCCGCTGAATAAATGATAGCATATATACGGATGTTTTTTTTGCAGTTTCTTTGATATTTGCGCTATAATCCGCATGGCATCACTTTCACCGCCGCCTATAAAAATATCCCCGCTTATTATTTCATCAGTATCCATAATTTCTTTTTCTGATTTTTCAACTAATTCAAGGATTTCTTCTGCTCTTTTTTTTAATAAAACTCCTTCATCAGTAAGGCTTAAGTTTCTTTTCCCCCTAATAAACAGTTTTTTTCCCAGTTCTTCTTCTAATTCCATAATCTGTCTTGAAAGAGTCGGCTGAGTTATATGTAAAATCCGGGCAGCTTTTGTTATATTTTTTTCTCCTGCAACAGCAAGAAAATATCTTAAAACTCTAAGTTCCATATGTTATCCCTTCTTTGTTTCAAATAATATATAGTATATCTTTTTCTACCATACCTGTAAAGCATGGTTTTCTATTTAGAATAAGTATTTGATATGGCTGTATTTTTATTTTATAATTATTAATAACAGCAGACAGTTTATTTATACATATAAAGCTTTTTAAAAATTATAATTATAAAGGAGAGTACCGATGAATCTAAATGATTTTTTATCCCATCTCAACAGCCGGAAACCTGTAACGGCTAATTCTAAAATCCATGAATTTATGACTCAATTGAGTCAGGAAGCTATGAAAATAACTACTGTATTAAATAATTCATATCATACGCCGGAGGAAATACAGTTACTTTTTTCTAATTTAACCGGAAAACCCGTGAATAAATCATTTTCTATATTTCCGCCGTTTTACACTGACTGCGGCAAAAATATTACTATTGGTAAGAATGTATTTATTAATGCAAGCTGTCATTTTCAAGACCAAGGCGGAATCTATATAGGAGACGGCAGTT
The sequence above is drawn from the Sebaldella sp. S0638 genome and encodes:
- the pnuC gene encoding nicotinamide riboside transporter PnuC, which encodes MKIFKDWNLFEKSWLVIFTLINVVILIYSKEGVLGFITAITGMLSVILVAKGKITNYYFGIINVVLYGFISYNSRYYGEAMLNILYFLPMQIIGFIMWGKNSVNIDENKEVKAEKMTVKEIILWTVLSGIAVIVYGIILGELNNTLPMADSFTTVLSVTAMILMIKRYMEQWIVWIIIDIVAIYMWIFIKSDYNITMMWTAYLINAVYGFYNWRKLYKKERAVWGKQELS
- a CDS encoding DapH/DapD/GlmU-related protein, whose translation is MNLNDFLSHLNSRKPVTANSKIHEFMTQLSQEAMKITTVLNNSYHTPEEIQLLFSNLTGKPVNKSFSIFPPFYTDCGKNITIGKNVFINASCHFQDQGGIYIGDGSFIGHNVTLATLNHGLKPDDRGTLYPAPIIINKNVWIGANVTILPGVKIGENSVIAAGAVVTEDIPENVVAGGIPAKIIKEI
- a CDS encoding flavodoxin, which encodes MKKLPVMSIIFIFLFSLCACNNSSTNLVKERTAVQKSSKILVVYFSVPETAKPDNMSAEEANSTVVIDGKVLGNTQYVAALIQENTNGDIFRIEPKTAYPTDHRILVDMAKEEQNRNARPELAGKIENLTEYDTIFIGYPNWWGDMPMVMYTFFQEHDFAGKTIIPFNTHGGSGFSNTVNTIARLQPKASVVSNGFSVSRNSVQDCAQDVSDWIKTLNLK
- a CDS encoding RNA 2'-phosphotransferase, whose product is MARDLVKLGKFISLVLRHSPETIDLKLDENGWAEVADLISGMNKKGRRINFDTLSEIVKTNNKKRYEFSEDYKKIRACQGHSIEVDLELTAVKPPEFLYHGTAVQNLAAIKAKGLKKIKRQHVHLSEDRDTAYNVGSRHGKSYIIKVLSGKMYEEGKKFYISKNKVWLSEDIESKYLVFE
- a CDS encoding NADAR family protein is translated as MKMEKFEFFWKSDSPFSQWYKKGFKVKGKSFNCAEQYMMYMKAVLFGDEKIAAKILEAKSPREQKDLGRKVKNFNKDIWERQCKNIVYNGNYAKFTQNESLKSALLETKGKTLVEASPYDTIWGIGLSEENPDSKRRSKWCGKNYLGEILTQLREDILKEEGGKNG
- a CDS encoding NUDIX domain-containing protein — translated: METKEDKKHISEEDFLKNYNPSEFKRPSVTVDNVIFSIFETKTGNYRKNPEQNLYLLLIQRGEHPFINKWALPGGFVRINESVEESAYRELKEETNLENIYMEQLYTFGDVGRDPRMRIISTAYMALIKQGNTELKADTDARAVSWFKLTYEFLGNDKLKIRLENEETVLNAGLILDNKERGENRIKIEENGELAFDHAKIIGYALMRLRNKIEYTNLVFNLMPEYFTLTELQKVYEIILGKELIKANFRRKIKDLVVETEKFSDEAGHRPSRLFKVNSDISDI
- a CDS encoding DUF4291 domain-containing protein, which produces MRKINAFYDDNTIRVYQAYINEIADEALELGTFGNHFKRTRMTWIKPSFLWMMYRAGWAEKEGQERILAIDITKEGFLTILKNSVLSHYDRKVYEKAEDWEKDKRNFSGRCQWDPERTVFGGPMEYRAIQLGIKDKIVDSYVNNWIVHIEDITPMVRELKKMRDEGRDIKEYLPVEKEFRIEDPDVIKRLGIDL
- a CDS encoding LysR family transcriptional regulator; this encodes MELRVLRYFLAVAGEKNITKAARILHITQPTLSRQIMELEEELGKKLFIRGKRNLSLTDEGVLLKKRAEEILELVEKSEKEIMDTDEIISGDIFIGGGESDAMRIIAQISKKLQKKHPYICYHLFSGNADDILERLDKGLLDFGILIAPVDISKYEYMKFPKTDIWGLLMRKDSPLAKNAVIKPQDLLDIPLICSRQTLVREDISKWVGKDLDSLNVVSSYNLIYNASLMVEEEAGYALCLDKLINTTGDSVLCFRPLEPKLEVSVYIVWKKSQVFSKTSKKFLEELRSEIETSSK